The DNA sequence GTCTTCGCCGCCGGGCCCCAGATCGTGGAAGCCCACAGCGCACGCCTGGACGCGGCGCGCGCCAGGGCCCGAGCCTTCGCCCGAGCAGCCAAGCTGCCATCCGCCCGACCACACTCGCCCGCCCCGGCCGCACCTGCCGCACCTGCCGCACCTGCCGCGGCGACGGGCCGCAGCCGGTAGCTGATCCCGGAGGGTGGCTCGGCACCCCGTGCTCGCCCTCCGGGAACCCCGCTCCCCTGCCGTTCGAAGGACACCCCTCCCCTTGGCCTTGTCCCCCACCGATCTCCACCGGCTACGCCTCCAGCAACTGGCCGTGTACGTACGCGACAGTCGCGCCCACCTCGAACCAGCACGGGACAACCCCCGCGACGAAACCGAAGAACCGCCGATCGCGAGTTCCGCAGCGCACGCGGCCACGTGGCGGGCGTTCCGGAAGATCTCCTACAGCACCGGGCAGCTGGTCACCGTCGCCGAGATCCAGGCCACGCGGCTGCCAGCGGATGTCCTGCCTGCTTCCTGGGCCGACGTCTGCGCGGGCTTGCGCGACGCAGCCCGCTGCCTGGAGGAACTCCAGGCCCAGTGGCTGGTGGACCGCGAGGAGATCCTCGCCCGCGACAGCGATACGCGGGCCGAGTACGAGGCGGTCCTGCAACGCCGCAACCATGCCGCCTGGCCGTACCTGTCTCTCTGGGCCCGCTCCGCAGAAACGATCCTTCAGCTCGACGTTCTCGCGCGCGGTCTCACCGCTCCCGTGGCCCGCGTTCCCGGGCTGCCGCAACTTCCCCGCCGCCGTGCCGCGCCTCCGAACCGTCCCTGAACCAACGCTCCTAGGACCTCCGCTTGCCGCCCAACCGACCCGACTCCTCCAACGACTTCACCGACCTGGCCTTCAAGCTGCTGCTCGGCGCCCTGGCCGTGGCCATCCCCTGGGCCAACCTCGCCTGGCTGGGCGGCAACAGCACCACCTGGCTGACCGGTGCAGGCGCTTGGGCCCCGTACGACCCGGCCAACGCTCTCCTCCACCCGGAACGGCTGTGGCCCACCACCGGCAGCACCGCCCTGGTGATCGGCCGCCTCATCGTCCCCGGGGTCCTCCTGGCCACGATCGCACTCGCCGCACTCAGCCTGTGGAAGAAGCGCGCCGGCGGGGGGACGAAGAAGAAGGTCGTGGGGATGGCCAAGGCCCGCGACATCGAACCGCTGCTGGCCAAGTCCCTCAACGGCAAGGCCCGATCACTGCGCCCCAGCCTGAAGGAGGTCAAGAACCTCGCGCCCAAGGACACCGGGATCCTCCTCGGCAACATCGCCGGGAGCCGTACCGAGGTCCGGATGAACTTCGAGGACGTGGCCGTCGCGATCATGGCACCCCGGTCGGGCAAGACGACCACGCTGGCCATCCCCATGATCCTGTCCGCCCCCGGACCGGTCCTCCTGACCTCGAACAAGGCCGCCGGTGACGCCTACACCTGTTGCCTCGACGCCCGCGGCGCGGTGGGCCGGACCTGGTCGATGGACCCGCAGCAGATCGCCCACGCGGAGCGGACCATGTGGTGGAACCCGCTCGCCGACGCCGACAGCCTAGAAGGGGCCGGCCGCCTCGCCGGCCACTTCCTGACCGCCGCCGTCGATGCCAGCCAGCAGGGCGACTTCTGGTCCAAGGCCGCCAGCAACGTCCTCTCGCAGCTCTTCCTCGCGGCCGCGCTCGACGAGCGCCCCATCACCGACGTCATGAGCTGGCTCGCGTTCCCCGCCGACCGCACCCCGCTCGACCTCCTGCGCGACCACGGCTTCACCGCCGTCGCCTCCCAGCTCAAGGGCACCGTGGAAGGGCCGCCGGAGACACGGGACGGCATCTTCGAAACCAGCAGGCAGTACTCCGCGTGCCTCCTCAACGCGGACATCGCGAAGTGGGTCACCCCGCAGAAGGACGCGGACGAGTTCAAGCCCCGCGACTTCGTGACCAGCACCGACACCTTGTTCCTCCTGAGCAAGGACGGCGGCGGCGGCGCCTCTGCCCTCATCGCGGCTTGCGCGGACTCCGTCATGCGCACCGCGACGGCCCAGGCCGAGCGCGCCGGCGGACGCCTCGACCCGCCCATGATCTGCGTCCTCGACGAGGCCGCAAACGTGTGCAAAATTTCGGACCTGCCCGACCTGTACTCCCACCTCGGCAGCCGCGGCATCATCCCCATCACGATCCTGCAGTCCTACAGGCAGGGCCAGCGCGTCTGGGGTGACGCCGGCATGGACGCCATGTGGAGCGCCTCCACCATCAAGGTCATCGGCAGCGGCATCGACGACCCCGACTTCGCCGACAAGCTCAGCAGGATGATCGGTGACCACGACGTCGAGACCACCTCCACCTCGACCTCCGACTCCGGGAAGTCCACCTCCGTCTCCATGCGGCAAGAACGGATCCTGCCCGCCGATGCCATCCGAGCCCTCCCCAAGGGATCCGGACTCCTCTTCGCCACCGGTATGCGCCCCGCGATGCTCGACATGCGTCCCTGGTACCTGGAGCCCGGCGCCGACGAGCTGTCCGCCGCCTCCGCCCGGGCTTCGAAGGCCATCACCGCCCGAGCCATCGCCAAGGTCGCACCCAGTCAGGCCGACTTCGACACCACGGCGTGACGCGACAGCACCCTCACCCGGCCGCTGTCCACCTTGATCACACACCCCAGCGGCAGCCCACTACAGCTGCGTATCGCGCGCTCACTGGACCCGGCACCAACCACCACCTGGAGCATCCCATCACCGAACCCACCCGCAAGAAGTTCCAGGACCTCACCGTGGATGAATACGAGCAGCTCTGCGACGACCTGACCGCTCCCCTCACCGAGTGCGACAGGATCCACGACGAACTCAACTTGCTCACCAGCGATGTTCGCCAGATCTCCTACACCGTCGGCACCGACGCACAGAACAAGATCACCCCTCTTGTCCTGCAGACGGAGGTCCTGGCACGCGCATCGGCCGAGCTCCTTACACAGTTCAACCACCCGCGCTACACGTCGATGCATCGCCGCACGTGGGTCCTGGAATCAATGCACGCCCTGGTACGCGACACCGCGAAGGCCAGTCTGGCCTTCACCACCGCACTCAGGGACAACGCGATGCCCGCAGACGCCGCTCCCGCGCCCCAGCCGGCCGCCATGCCCCAAGGTCACCATGCCGCAGCGGGGTACGAGATGGCCTGGCACCTGGCCGGAGCCTCGAACCTGCTGGAAGACGGCGCCCTCGCCTGCCGGAACGTTTACGACTGGGTGGTGTGGGACCTGGACGTAGCCGATCAAGCACCCAACCAGCGACACACGGACTACGTCCGCGCAGCCCAGGAGGCCGCAGCCCGCACGGCTGTCGCCGAAGCACCCGCCGCGGCAGGGCCGCGTGCCACGCCCCGCCGGTAGCCCTTCGCCCACGGACCGCGCCCCCGCAGACCCCGTAATCCCCGCCAAATCCTAGGAGTTGTCCTGAGTCCGCCGCCTTCTGAAGCCGATCGCTCCATCGAGCGCCTTCGGGCCCTCTCCCACGACCTCGGCACGCTGCGTGAGGTTCTGGACAGCGCACACCCAGTCGCTGGAACTCCCGCACTGCCAGAGCTCGCCTCCTGGTACGCCGCCGCCCAGGGGCTTTCCACCACCGCCTTCGCCTTGCTCCTCACCGCCTCCGAGCAGCCGTACGCGCACACCACTGTGTCCGGCCATCGTGCTGTGGAGGCACTCGGACAGCTCGCCAGGTGCTCTGCCGATGTCACCGCCCACATCGTCGGCGCGGTCGCGATAGCCACCGAGTACCACCGCATCGACGGCGTCCCTGACACGGTCACCGGCCGGATAGCCGCCCGGCCAGCCCTCCACAGGCAAGACCTCGACCAGCACATCGCGCGCACTCTCGGGCTGATCCCCGCCGCACGCGCCGCCTGCCACAACGCGATCGCGTTCACGCAGACCGCCGCGCTTCGTGAGGCCACCCGGGCCGCAGAACCGGCCCCGCTGCCCGAACTAAGCCGGGCAGAACGCCAGGCCCTGCTCCTCATCACGGACGACCAAGTCCTCCTCTCCGCTGACCGGCGCAACCGCCGCCGGGTCTGGGCCGGCAGCGGCGACCGCATCTCCCCCGGCACCGTGGACTCACTCACGGAAATGAAGCTGATCCGGTTGGACGCCAGCGGCAGCCTCGCCGCAGGGCAGAGACTGCGGCCGACCGAGCAGGGTCGCCGAGCCCTGGACAACGCCCGTCAACCTCCTGCCGTGACCAAGCTGACCAGTGCCCAGCAACCGTGCTCTGCACCTCGTCCACACCAGCACCGTGACGTACTGGCGGTGGCCGGGGAAGGCGCCCACCGTGACCGCCAAGACGCCGGAGACCGTCACTCTGCGCTCTGTGAATTCCCTCACCGAGAAGCGCCTCGTCGAGCGAGACTGCAGCACCAGCGTGCACGAGGGACAGCGGCTGTACCTGACCGACGACGGGCACCGTCTCCTTCGGCTTCTTGGCCCCGCGCCCGTACCAGCACCCCCCGCACCTGCACGTCGCCCAGGCCCCGCCCCGGCCCGCTGAACTTGATCACTGCCTGGTGGCGGAGCAGCCCATCCGGCGACGTCTCCCCTTCGAAGGCCCGCGCCCTTGACCGAAGACGTCCTCTTCTCCCTCCCCGATACGCCCTCCCCGACCAAGCCCGCCCCCACTCCCACTCCACCAGCCCCTGCCCCTGCCCCTGCCCCTGCCCCTGCCCCTGCGATCATCCCCGATCGGCCCTCTCCGGTGGTGCGTCTACTCGCGCTCGGCGACCAGTTCACCCAGCTAAACGACAGCCTGGCCCGGCTCCGGCCGGCTTATGGTGCCGACCGCGGTCACGCCTCGGCGCAGTTCCTGGTGAGCGCCTGCCTGGAGGCTGCCCAGGCCATCGAGGATCAGCCGATGTACGCGAACGTCGCCCTGACCGAGGCCGCAGTTCGGATCAAGCAGCTCGCCGTGCTCACCGGGCAGGCAGTCCGTCACCTCGCCGAAGCCAAAGCGCTCCTCGACGCCCCGGCTTCGGAAGCCGAGCCCCCCTCCAGGGATGGTGAGGTCGAGCGCCAAATCCAGCTGGCAAGGGAGATGACGGCTTTGGCTCCGGTCGCGGCCGTGGAGTCCGCGAGCTCCGTCGCGTCGGAAATCCACCGCCGTACGACAGCCACGACCACGGTGGCCGAGAGCCTGACACCGGCCGAACGAACCGCACTTCACGCTATCGCCCGAGGGCACGTTGTGGTCGGCCAGCGCAAGGGACACCCATACGTCCACAGCCGTGGCAGCTCCGTACACATCGACACCCTGCACGCTCTGGAACAGGCAGGGCTCGTCGCAATAGAGCCCGGATCCGCACCGCCGGCCTTCGACGGAGGCCCCCCTCACGACCGGGTCCGGCTCACCCTTCGCGGGGCAACGGCCCTGACGGCATCCCTCCGACGCCGCCCCCCGACCCCCGCATCAACCCCCAGTCCGCTCCCTGCCCGCACCACTGCGGCACCGGCACGGACCCGCTGAACACAGGGCGCCCTCGCGCCCGCTGCCCCTCCCGCCTCGCCTCGCCTCGCCTCGCTGCCCATCCCCCTCGCGCCTTGATCGCTTCGGCGCCCGCACCACTCCTGGACCCGCTCTCTTGGAATATCCCCGCTACCGCATCCCTTCTTTGGGCGCCGGAGTGCAGCCGTTTCTACGCCGCTCCCGCGTCCCGCTCGGTGTGGCTCCCCTCGACCACGTCACCCGCTCGGAACGCGACGCCGACGAGCCGGGGAAGGACGACTTCGGGCTTGCCTCGTGATGGACAAGCTCGTGGTGGACCTCTTCGCCGGCCCTGGGGGCTGGAGCCACGCCCTGCACGTCCTCGGGGTGCGCGACGTCGGTCTGGAATGGGACGAGTGGGCGTGCAAGACCCGCGCCCGCGCGGGCCAGTTGACGATCCGCACCGATGTGGCGATGTATCCGGTGCGGCCGCTGGTCGGCCGCACGCTCGGGTTCATAGCGAGCCCGCCCTGTCAGGCCTGGTCGATGGCCGGTAAGCGGCTCGGCCTGGTCGACCAGCCGCTGGTCCACCAGGCCGTCGCCGACCTCGCCGCCGGACGGGACACCCGGGCGAAGCTCTTGACCTCCTGCAAGGACCCCCGGAGTCTGCTGGCCGCGGAGCCGATGCGCTACCTCCAGGCCCTGCACTCGGTGGGCCAGCCGGAGTGGATCGCCATGGAGGAGGTCCCGGACGTCCTGCCGCTCTGGCGGCAATACGCCTCCATACTCCGGACCTGGGGCTTCTCTGTCTGGACCGGAATCCTCAACGCTGCCGACTACGGGGTACCCCAGACCCGGCGGCGGGCGATCCTGATCGCCTCCCGGACCCGCATAGCCGAGCCGCCGGCACCGACGCACGCCCAAAGTGCCGAGCCCGAGTCGTTCTTCGGCCCGGGCCGCGAGAAGTGGGTGTCCATGGCAGAGGCGCTCGGCTGGGGCGCCACGGACCGCCCCGTCCCGACGGTCTGCGCAGGCGGCGGGCCAGGCGGAGGCCCGGAGCCTTTCCCGTCCGGAGCCCGCAGGACCCTGACCGACGCCCGCGACCGCGGCACCTGGAAGCCCCCCGCATCGTCCCCCGCAGCCAAGCGGACACGAACGCGTCCGTCCCGCCCTGACGCACCAGCCTGGACCTGCGGACGGCACCCCTGGGCCTGGTCGCTGCGGAGCAACAACCAGGCCAACGCCACCTTCCGCGGGATCGACGAACCGACCGGGACCCTGTTCTTCGGGCACCGGGCGAACGAGTGCGTGCGGGTCGCCGGGCCGGCAGGCACCGCTCCCGACGCGGAAGCCGCTGCACCCGATCCCATCCGCATCACCGCCGCTGAGGCAGGGGCGCTGCAGACCTTCCCCGCTGGCTATCCGTGGGCGGGCACGAAGGGTGCGCAATTCAGCCAGATCGGTAACGCAGTCCCGCCCCTGCTGGCCGGCCATCTCCTTGCGCCGCACCTCGGCAAGACCCTGTCCCGCTCCGACTTCATCCTGGCCGCCTGATGCCCAACTCCCCAAACTCCACGCCCAACTTCGGCCTGGCGGACATCCCGCCGAACCCACCTGTCCACTTTGCCGAGCAGGCCCTTCTTGGCGGCCTTCTCCTCGACCCGCACCGGATCAAGACGCTCGGCCCGCTCAGCCCGGATCGCTTCGCGTCCGCCATTCACCGGGCGATCTTCGCGGCGATGGCCGCACTCCCCGCACCCTCTCCGGACCTCCACGCCAAAGAGCCGGTGTGGATCACAGCAGTCCTCGCCCACGCCCGCCCTCACGCTCGCGGGCTGACCCCCAGCTACCTCCACGCCCTCGCCGGGGCCTGCCCCGACCCGGCTCACGCACCCGCGTACGCGCGGATGGTCCGCTCCGACCACGCCCGGCGGACCGTCCTCCTGCACGCCGGTCTCCTCGTCCAGGCGGCAACCGACCGGGGCCTACCGGACCCGGCCACCGTGACACTGAGCCGGGCAGATGTTCTCACCACGCTGCTCGATCAGCTCGCCGGTTCCTTCCCCTCCCACCCCGGCTCCCTGCCGCGTACCCCGCCCCCGGCGCTACCTGGCCTCCAGGTGGGGCCCGAGGTCGCCAGCGAGGAGCAGCTGCTGCTGTCGACGGCCACCGCTTACCCGGAGGCTCTGACGTCGATGCGGTGGCTGCGCCCGGAGGACTTCACCACCGAGCTGTACGGCGGGCTGTACCGGTGCCTGATCTCCCTGGCCGGCCGGGCAGAGCCGGTCGACAGGGTGACCGTGCTCTGGGAGGCCCAGCAACACGGTTTGCTGACACCCGCGTTCGGCTCACAGGAAGCCCTGGAGCTGCTGGCCACCCCGGCAGGAAGCCCAGAGCACTGGGGCGAGCAGATCCTCCGGCGCTCCCTCCTGCACCACGCCCACCGAACGGGGCTGCAGGTCCAGGCCTTCGCCCAGGACCTGAACAACTCCCCGCACCAGGTGATCACCGGCAGCCGCCGGGCCCTCGCCCACCTCGCCGCGGTCCGGGCCCGCTGGCAGCAGGCCACCGGCCGGACGCCAGCGGGCCGCCTGCCGGCACCGCCTGCCCCAGCCTCCCGGGCCGGCCCCTCCCCTCAGCGGACCAGCCCCCCAAGCGCCTCATCACGATCCGCCCGATAGCCCACCCAGCCGGGTCCGGCCGGCCACCCGGCGGCCGGACCCGAGAATCGAGCCCCATGCCGCACGCCAAACCCGACACAACGTCCGCTTGGCCCTCCACCCTGACCACAGCAGCGCTGTGATCGCCACCATCAGCAGCCCCGACCGCTACCTCGCCCGCGCCGTGCTCTCCGAGTACGGATTCCGCCCGACCAGCGACGACAGCATGGTCCTGGCCCGAATCGACCACGACGAACCCCAGCATGCCGAGAAGGCCGCCTTCGCCCTCCGACAGGGCGGAGCAATCGGATCAAGGCCGGTGAGCCGGTCGTGTTCGTCTGTGGCGCCGGCAACCGTGACCTGGAGGCCTACGACGACCCCGACGACATGTCCTGGATCGCCGGGACAACCGGCACCTCGCGTTCGGCGTCGGCCCCCACCGGTGTGCCGCCTCCAACCTCGCGCGCGGCGCGAACTAGTCATCGCCCTGCAGGAGTTCCTCGCCGCCGTGCCGGACTTCTCCCGCACCGACCCGAGCACGGTCTGGGCCCGCTCACCCTGCGGATCGGACGGTGAGTGCGGTGTACCGAATCCGGATCGACTCCCAGCACTGCTAGGGACACGCGCGCTGCCTCTCCTTCCTCCCAGAGACCGTCGACTTCGACGAGGAGGGCTACGCGCAGGTCCCCGAGTCGAAGAGCCGCCGCGCCGAGATGACCGACGCGCTGCGGCAGGCGGTGGCGAAACCGCCCTGAGCGGGCCTTCCAGGTGGTGGAGGAATGAACAGAACCAACGCCGCCGAAGGCCGGCCGCCCACGTCCGCAACCATCACCATCGCTCTGACCGTAGTAGCCCTCGCCTGCGGCCTGCTGGCGAACCATATGCGGCGCCGCCATCATGCTGTGGAGCCGGGCCAGGACGCCGACGATCCCTCAGCACGCTCCGCCGCCAACGAGAGTGAGGCAGGGGGCCTGTTCGGTGGGCAGATCCTGGGGCCACGCCGCGGCTGTCTCGCAGGGGTCGGTGGCCCGCCGGTGTCCGGGGACAACGCTCTTGTGTCCTTGGTCTGGGGTTGGCGATAACCGGGCGGCCGGGGCGACGTCACGCAGGGACGCCGAGCGGCGGGTGCTCAAGCACCCGGGGCTTGTACTCGACCAGCTGGATACGGCCGTCGAAGGTACGGTGCTCGATCATCTCGAGGGCAACGTCCGGATAGCCGTCGTAGATGCGTTCCTCGCCCGTGGCCCCGGTGATCACCGGGAACATCACGACCCGGAAGCGGTCGACGAGTCCGGCCCGTAGCAGGGACCGGCACAGGCTGAGGCTGCCGATCGTGCTGAGGAGCCCCGAGCCACTCGACTTCATGGCGCGGACCGCCTCGACGGCGTCGTCGCGGACGAGCCTGGAGTTGGCCCACGTCAGTGGCTCCTCGAGTGAGGAGGAGAACACCACCTTGGACGCTCGCGTGAGCTCGTCGACGGACGCTTCTTCTTCGGGCCTGAACTCGTCTTGGCCATTGGGGACCTCGCCTGCAGCGAAGCCCGACATGAGGCGGTAGGTGTTCGCTCCCATCAAGTAGGTGGCCTCGGGCTGGTCCCCGAGCCATGCGAGGTACTCCGGGCCCTCGAGGCCCCAGAACCCGGGCCATCCCTTTCCCGATGCGTAGCCGTCGAGGGAGGTGATGAAGTCGACGAGAAGCTCCGACATAGCGGTGTCCTTTCCTCGGGTGTCACGAGCTTGGACTGGCCAAGGGCCACAAACTCATCGGCCACGCTGAGCAGAAACGAGAAACCCATGACGCTGCAGCCGCCGAACGGAGCGGTGGATCCGGACCTACGAGGCGCTCGCTCACCCCGCCGCCGGCTCATCGACCTCTCCAGGGCGCTGGCTTCCCGCCCCGACTGCACCACCTTCGGGTGCTCGCCCGCCATGCGCGCGTCGAGCGGGTGCGCCAGGCCCGCGCCTACGGCTGGGAGGCGGCGGCGTGATCCGGCTGAAGGCCCGCAGGATTCTGATCCTTCTGCAGAACTCCAAGGGCCGGCGCATAGGTGTGCAGCTGTCCGCCCGCGTCCGGGCCTTCGCCGCCGCTCGAGCGGCCCCGCGGCGGTCCGCGATGTGCGGCTCACGGCCACCCGGGTGGTCTCCTCCCGACCCACGGCCTATACCGCTGCTCTACGCGCGCAGCGGCGCGAGGATGCACGGGCCTCTCCCAATCTTGGTGGCTGGAGTCATTTCTATGCTCGAACGCAAGCAGCTCAAGGGCCGTACACGGGTCACCTTCATCCTGCCCGAGGACACACCGGACGGGCCGGTCAGTGTCGTCGGAGACTTCAACCACTGGAACCCCGCAGCCCACCCCCTGGAGCCCCGCGGAGACGGCACCCGCGCCACGACCGTCGCCCTGCCCGCCCACAGCGCACACTCCTTCCGCTACCTCGCGGCCGGCGACTACTGGTTCGACGACGAACACGCGGACAGCCACGACGGCACCAACAGCCGCCTCCACACCTGACCACCAGCCTGCCGCCCGCTGCGCCCCGGCCGGCTAGTGCCACGGAGCCCTCGCAGTATCCGGCGCTTGTGCTGTTCGCCGAGCGGGCCGCCGCGGCCAGCGGGGCTCCTTTGGCCCGGGACGACTGGCCGGACGTCGTGCGGCTGTGTCGCAAACTGGACGGTCTGCCGTTGGCCATCGAGCTGGCCGCCGCCCAGATCCGGGTGTTGTCGCCCGGGCAGCTCGCCCGGCGTTTCAGCGCCCTGCTCTCCGGGGGCACGCTCGACCAGGCGGTCCCGGCCCGGCACCGCACCCTGCAGGCGGCGATCGACTGGAGCCATGAGCTGTGCTCGCCGCAGGAACGGCTGCTGTGGGACCGGGCCTCGATCTTCGCCGGCAGGTTCGGTCTGGAAGCGGCAGAGGGCGTGTGCTCCAGTGCGGACATCCCGCGCGAGCAGATCCTGGACGTGGTCGCCGGGCTTGTGGACAAGTCCGTCCTGGTGCCCGAGGAGCAGCTCGGGGAAGTGCGGTACCGGCTGCTGGAGACCCTGGCCCACTACGGACGTGCCCGGCTGAGGGACGCGGAAGAGGAACAGGAACTGGTCCGACGCCACCGCGACTGGTACCTCGAGTCGGCCGAGAGGATGGCGGCCCAGTGGTATGGCCCGGACCAGGTGAAGTGGTCCCGGTGGCTGCGCCGTGAGTACCCGAACCTGCGCGCCGCGATGGAGTACTGCCTGTCCACGCCCGGGGAGGAGGAGGCGGGGTTGCGAATCACCGCCGCACTGCTGCCATATTGGCTCGGAGCCTTCCAGCTCGGCGAGGGTCGGCTCTGGCTTGACCGGGCCCTGGCAGCGGCCCCGGAACCCACCCTGACGCGTGCCACGTCCCTTGTGAATCTGACCAGGATCTGTGCCGACCGGGGGGACTTCGCCGCCGCAGAAGCAGCGCTGCGCGAGTGCCGGGCTCTGGCCGACTTCCTGGATTCCCCTCTGGTAGCCGCGCGGGCGGACGCCGCAGAGGCGGAAATGGCGGTGCTGCGCGGCGACCCCGCTACAGCGGTCGCCCTCTCGGAGAAGGCGCTGGCGTGCTCAGAGTACGCCGCACTGCCAGAACGCATGGAGTCGCTCTACCAACTGACCGTGGGACATGGGCTGGGTGGTCACTACGACGAGACCATGACCGCCTTCGAGGAGGCCCGACGCTGCAGCGCGGCGACCGGGGACCGCTCCAGTCTGACCTGGGCGCTGCTCGCTCGGAGTGTCGCCGAGTTCCTCGCAGGCGAGAACAAGGCGGCGATCAAGTCTGCCCGGCAGGTCGTTTCGATGGCCCGCGATTTCAACAATGGGATCGGCATTTCCGCAGCTTTTACTCTTCTGCTGTGTTCCTCGGTAGGTGACGGCGACTTCGATCGCGCCGCCGTACTGCACGGGGCGCGCCAGCGGATCCGCCAGCTGTTCCGCATCACCGGTTTCGCCTTGACCGAACGCGAGAACGCAAGCATCGAGGCTGCCAGCTCACAGATCAGGGCGGAGCTCGGCGAGGCACGATTCGAGGCGGCGGTGGGTCGTGGTCTCGCCTTCACCGCCGACGAGGCCGTCGCCTACGCACTCGGCGCCGAGGACGAACCTGCAACGGCCGCCGACACCCACACCGTGCAAGCCGAGCCCGATCCACTGACCGCGCGTGAGCGACAGGTGGCGCAGCTGGTGGCCCAGGGAATGTCCAACAAGCAGATCGCCGCGGCACTGGTGATCGGCGTGCGCACCGCGGAGGGGCACGTCGAACGCATCCTCACCAAGCTCGGTTTCACGTCCCGTACTCAGATCGCTGCCGAGATCGCCCACCGGGACGATTGACAGGCAGTCTGCTTCTCCCATGAGGCCGTCCTTCCACCCGAAGGTCCCCGGCGAAGCCGAACCGCGCCCTGGATACCGGTCCGGACGGCGGGGTG is a window from the Streptomyces sp. NBC_01244 genome containing:
- a CDS encoding dihydrofolate reductase family protein, producing the protein MSELLVDFITSLDGYASGKGWPGFWGLEGPEYLAWLGDQPEATYLMGANTYRLMSGFAAGEVPNGQDEFRPEEEASVDELTRASKVVFSSSLEEPLTWANSRLVRDDAVEAVRAMKSSGSGLLSTIGSLSLCRSLLRAGLVDRFRVVMFPVITGATGEERIYDGYPDVALEMIEHRTFDGRIQLVEYKPRVLEHPPLGVPA
- a CDS encoding DNA cytosine methyltransferase, with protein sequence MDKLVVDLFAGPGGWSHALHVLGVRDVGLEWDEWACKTRARAGQLTIRTDVAMYPVRPLVGRTLGFIASPPCQAWSMAGKRLGLVDQPLVHQAVADLAAGRDTRAKLLTSCKDPRSLLAAEPMRYLQALHSVGQPEWIAMEEVPDVLPLWRQYASILRTWGFSVWTGILNAADYGVPQTRRRAILIASRTRIAEPPAPTHAQSAEPESFFGPGREKWVSMAEALGWGATDRPVPTVCAGGGPGGGPEPFPSGARRTLTDARDRGTWKPPASSPAAKRTRTRPSRPDAPAWTCGRHPWAWSLRSNNQANATFRGIDEPTGTLFFGHRANECVRVAGPAGTAPDAEAAAPDPIRITAAEAGALQTFPAGYPWAGTKGAQFSQIGNAVPPLLAGHLLAPHLGKTLSRSDFILAA
- a CDS encoding isoamylase early set domain-containing protein is translated as MLERKQLKGRTRVTFILPEDTPDGPVSVVGDFNHWNPAAHPLEPRGDGTRATTVALPAHSAHSFRYLAAGDYWFDDEHADSHDGTNSRLHT
- a CDS encoding ATP-binding protein; this encodes MLFAERAAAASGAPLARDDWPDVVRLCRKLDGLPLAIELAAAQIRVLSPGQLARRFSALLSGGTLDQAVPARHRTLQAAIDWSHELCSPQERLLWDRASIFAGRFGLEAAEGVCSSADIPREQILDVVAGLVDKSVLVPEEQLGEVRYRLLETLAHYGRARLRDAEEEQELVRRHRDWYLESAERMAAQWYGPDQVKWSRWLRREYPNLRAAMEYCLSTPGEEEAGLRITAALLPYWLGAFQLGEGRLWLDRALAAAPEPTLTRATSLVNLTRICADRGDFAAAEAALRECRALADFLDSPLVAARADAAEAEMAVLRGDPATAVALSEKALACSEYAALPERMESLYQLTVGHGLGGHYDETMTAFEEARRCSAATGDRSSLTWALLARSVAEFLAGENKAAIKSARQVVSMARDFNNGIGISAAFTLLLCSSVGDGDFDRAAVLHGARQRIRQLFRITGFALTERENASIEAASSQIRAELGEARFEAAVGRGLAFTADEAVAYALGAEDEPATAADTHTVQAEPDPLTARERQVAQLVAQGMSNKQIAAALVIGVRTAEGHVERILTKLGFTSRTQIAAEIAHRDD
- a CDS encoding DnaB-like helicase N-terminal domain-containing protein, whose protein sequence is MPNSPNSTPNFGLADIPPNPPVHFAEQALLGGLLLDPHRIKTLGPLSPDRFASAIHRAIFAAMAALPAPSPDLHAKEPVWITAVLAHARPHARGLTPSYLHALAGACPDPAHAPAYARMVRSDHARRTVLLHAGLLVQAATDRGLPDPATVTLSRADVLTTLLDQLAGSFPSHPGSLPRTPPPALPGLQVGPEVASEEQLLLSTATAYPEALTSMRWLRPEDFTTELYGGLYRCLISLAGRAEPVDRVTVLWEAQQHGLLTPAFGSQEALELLATPAGSPEHWGEQILRRSLLHHAHRTGLQVQAFAQDLNNSPHQVITGSRRALAHLAAVRARWQQATGRTPAGRLPAPPAPASRAGPSPQRTSPPSASSRSAR
- a CDS encoding type IV secretory system conjugative DNA transfer family protein — its product is MPPNRPDSSNDFTDLAFKLLLGALAVAIPWANLAWLGGNSTTWLTGAGAWAPYDPANALLHPERLWPTTGSTALVIGRLIVPGVLLATIALAALSLWKKRAGGGTKKKVVGMAKARDIEPLLAKSLNGKARSLRPSLKEVKNLAPKDTGILLGNIAGSRTEVRMNFEDVAVAIMAPRSGKTTTLAIPMILSAPGPVLLTSNKAAGDAYTCCLDARGAVGRTWSMDPQQIAHAERTMWWNPLADADSLEGAGRLAGHFLTAAVDASQQGDFWSKAASNVLSQLFLAAALDERPITDVMSWLAFPADRTPLDLLRDHGFTAVASQLKGTVEGPPETRDGIFETSRQYSACLLNADIAKWVTPQKDADEFKPRDFVTSTDTLFLLSKDGGGGASALIAACADSVMRTATAQAERAGGRLDPPMICVLDEAANVCKISDLPDLYSHLGSRGIIPITILQSYRQGQRVWGDAGMDAMWSASTIKVIGSGIDDPDFADKLSRMIGDHDVETTSTSTSDSGKSTSVSMRQERILPADAIRALPKGSGLLFATGMRPAMLDMRPWYLEPGADELSAASARASKAITARAIAKVAPSQADFDTTA